One Fulvia fulva chromosome 12, complete sequence genomic region harbors:
- a CDS encoding Rho GTPase-activating protein 8, protein MPAGMRAAFAAATQRNRARSGSLSTVAPAETDDDYIPELAAVAASILYKSPLPSLEGRPIYILNAAAFPDAFDVDYDSLLAYVLARLPGEEELIQGAEYEIVFFAGGTPDNATAEKKSGPATGWYLQAYHVLSRATRKKLQKLYIVHPRTWVRVLISVFGTIVSPKFRRKIVHVTCLSQLALHVPVEKLVIPPTAYLQDRKVSPDVYAPFMTGKRAFGVRHPLPKNIDSGETRLPRVLRETTSFLLMPPNIKTEGIFRIPPHSTLLGILKEAYDRGQQFIVWKERDATFVQPDMPPALVDEVKLEDAYGVHLAASLIKQWYRDLKEPIVPESSYTVLREKYHDPTTEVTPEDLVDFIIPTSIASPLTVTAREIMIRHLLPLLSAVALHEADNKMSAENLAICFSMCLICGSDQLNDAQVSSIVKRILQAAIELWPQLRTGMNIDSKRFTVDLQPPADSREYEDPLESAKPKRISEADDGENEKGHRILLEDSDSSRSLSPEGEKPALPPRRRSRAASLGKALAANIRDIDLSNMPSIQIPKPKMEFPSLPKRKPAPHHAEPPSPYREDAPLVDTSETVTVPPPRYSSMFDAQGRDFQVADFPASYVPVDGFGPLRRAEFSFQKGRDEIKRSSAPEPRIEPQDIHVAVPHRKPVSSHKTSPNASADPSPSVSRSSSSGTNAMLARMAAQQAADSMAMKTNNESTKPIPIAIDTSNMVSTSTDTSAKSAVSEGDGVFRKPSWPASASRQPSNIQSLARPALPTRKSNTIPMIANHDGSRDGRGSLSAPHVPKPRTPSPGLLKRMESMESNKSTHSLEPKKLNLKKASVDDLRRLYEERATTVQSLAEAGRRASNQQ, encoded by the coding sequence ATGCCCGCGGGTATGCGGGCGGCCTTTGCTGCAGCCACGCAACGGAACCGTGCAAGAAGCGGCTCGCTTTCGACAGTGGCCCCAGCAGAAACCGACGATGACTACATACCTGAGTTGGCCGCGGTAGCAGCATCTATTCTATACAAATCACCACTACCATCTCTCGAAGGACGACCGATATACATCCTCAATGCTGCAGCATTTCCCGATGCATTCGACGTCGATTATGACAGCTTATTGGCATACGTGCTGGCACGTCTACCCGGAGAAGAAGAGTTGATTCAAGGCGCCGAGTATGAGATTGTCTTCTTTGCTGGCGGCACACCGGATAACGCGACTGCAGAGAAGAAGTCAGGGCCGGCGACAGGGTGGTACCTGCAAGCCTACCATGTCCTTAGTCGCGCGACGAGAAAGAAGTTGCAAAAGCTGTATATTGTACATCCACGAACGTGGGTGCGCGTCTTGATCAGTGTCTTTGGAACCATCGTATCACCCAAATTCAGGAGGAAGATTGTGCATGTTACGTGCTTATCTCAGCTGGCACTGCATGTTCCAGTGGAGAAGCTGGTAATACCGCCTACTGCCTACCTGCAGGACAGAAAGGTTAGTCCGGATGTCTACGCGCCCTTCATGACTGGCAAGCGAGCGTTCGGCGTGCGACATCCTCTGCCGAAGAACATCGATTCGGGTGAAACACGTCTACCACGGGTCTTACGTGAGACGACCAGCTTTCTGCTGATGCCACCAAACATCAAGACCGAAGGCATCTTCCGCATACCGCCGCACAGTACCTTGCTGGGCATCCTGAAGGAGGCATACGATCGTGGTCAGCAGTTCATTGTCTGGAAAGAACGCGACGCCACATTCGTACAGCCCGACATGCCACCAGCACTTGTTGATGAGGTCAAGCTAGAAGATGCTTATGGAGTACATCTTGCCGCATCACTAATCAAGCAATGGTACAGAGACTTGAAAGAGCCCATTGTGCCAGAGTCGAGCTACACTGTACTGAGAGAAAAGTATCACGATCCCACGACAGAAGTCACGCCTGAAGATCTGGTTGACTTCATTATACCGACCTCGATAGCATCGCCGCTGACTGTGACTGCCCGCGAGATCATGATCCGACATCTTCTGCCGTTGCTGTCGGCGGTAGCATTGCATGAGGCAGACAACAAGATGAGTGCTGAGAATCTGGCAATATGCTTCTCAATGTGCCTCATTTGTGGTTCTGATCAGTTGAATGATGCTCAGGTGTCATCGATCGTCAAGAGGATACTACAAGCTGCAATCGAGTTGTGGCCGCAGCTACGGACAGGCATGAACATTGACTCGAAGCGCTTTACGGTTGACCTGCAACCACCTGCTGACAGCAGAGAATACGAGGACCCGCTTGAATCTGCAAAGCCGAAGAGAATCTCAGAAGCCGATGATGGAGAAAACGAGAAAGGACATAGGATACTGTTGGAAGACTCCGACAGCTCTCGTTCGCTATCTCCTGAAGGTGAGAAGCCGGCTTTGCCTCCTCGGCGACGGTCACGAGCGGCGTCCCTGGGAAAAGCACTGGCTGCGAACATTCGAGACATCGACTTGTCAAATATGCCGTCCATACAGATCCCGAAGCCCAAGATGGAGTTCCCATCACTTCCGAAGAGAAAGCCCGCGCCACACCATGCAGAACCGCCTTCGCCATATAGGGAAGATGCGCCTCTGGTCGATACTTCTGAGACGGTGACTGTACCTCCGCCTCGATACTCGTCAATGTTTGACGCTCAGGGTAGAGATTTCCAAGTCGCAGACTTTCCAGCAAGCTATGTGCCTGTCGATGGTTTTGGTCCACTGAGAAGAGCAGAGTTCAGCTTCCAGAAAGGCCGAGATGAGATCAAGAGATCGTCCGCTCCCGAGCCAAGGATCGAGCCGCAGGACATTCATGTCGCGGTACCACACAGAAAGCCAGTTTCGTCCCACAAGACTTCGCCGAATGCAAGTGCGGACCCTTCACCGAGCGTATCTCGCAGCAGCTCGTCAGGCACTAACGCCATGTTGGCTCGCATGGCAGCGCAGCAGGCTGCGGATAGCATGGCTATGAAGACCAACAATGAAAGCACGAAACCTATACCAATCGCCATCGACACGAGCAACATGGTATCCACGTCCACCGACACTTCGGCCAAGTCAGCTGTATCAGAAGGCGATGGCGTCTTTCGCAAACCCTCATGGCCAGCATCCGCCAGTCGACAACCCTCCAATATTCAATCCCTCGCACGACCTGCCCTCCCTACACGGAAGTCTAACACAATACCTATGATTGCCAACCACGACGGCAGCAGAGATGGTCGCGGTTCGCTGAGCGCACCTCACGTGCCCAAACCACGAACACCATCACCCGGCCTGCTGAAGCGCATGGAGAGTATGGAGTCTAATAAATCCACGCATAGTCTTGAGCCGAAGAAGCTCAACCTAAAGAAAGCGAGCGTGGACGACCTACGAAGACTCTACGAAGAACGAGCCACAACGGTACAAAGTCTGGCAGAGGCTGGAAGAAGGGCATCGAATCAACAATAG
- a CDS encoding Asparagine synthetase [glutamine-hydrolyzing] 2 — protein MCGIFACHQHPDVQKFRPTAIRMGKQVKHRGPDWSGNKIANNTILVHERLSIVGIDTGSQPITNEDDTIALAVNGEIYNHKILRKQFAKPYPFKTHSDCEVIIPLYQEHDVDAPKYLDGMFSWVLHDKKQDRLIAARDPIGITTFYIGRSSQTPGAVYFASELKCLHPVCDNIEAFPPGHIYDSKTDKMTRYYTPKWLMEPTSIPTTPLDLKLLRETFERSVRKRLMAEVPYGVLLSGGLDSSLVAAIAQRETHRLQKEYARQQALASGTASPSMDGVANGVVSQTENGIHEEDLAGIDEDYHLTSVPLLSQLNSFSIGLPGAPDTKAAQEVARHLGTRHHSFTFTIQEGLDALYDVIFHLETYDVTTIRASTPMFLLSRKIKAMGVKMVLSGEGSDEIFGGYLYFHNAPDKNAFHEETVRRVKNLHLADCLRANKSTSAWGVEARVPFLDKEFLEVAMNIDPAEKMIDKSQGRIEKYIMRKAFDTEGEPGAKPYLPKHILYRQKEQFSDGVGYGWIDGLKDEAKKQVTDEQMVEATIRKDKPHWGDDIPDSKEAYWYRCMFDEHFPPYCASTVMRWTPTWSKQTDPSGRAIESHEQAYKPGEGK, from the exons ATGTGTGGCATCTTTGCCTGCCACCA ACATCCCGATGTACAAAAGTTTCGCCCAACCGCGATCCGTATGGGAAAGCAGGTGAAACACAGGGGCCCAGATTG GTCTGGCAACAAGATCGCAAACAACACCATCCTCGTCCACGAGCGTCTCTCCATCGTTGGCATTGACACCGGTAGCCAGCCCATCACCAACGAAGACGACACCATTGCGCTGGCCGTCAACGGCGAGATCTACAACCACAAGATCCTACGGAAGCAGTTCGCAAAGCCCTACCCATTCAAGACTCACTCCGATTGTGAGGTCATCATCCCACTATACCAAGAGCACGATGTCGACGCACCAAAGTATTTGGACGGCATGTTCAGTTGGGTGCTGCATGACAAGAAGCAGGATCGCCTGATCGCTGCAAGAGATCCAATTGGTATCACAACCTTCTACATTGGACGGTCTTCCCAGACACCCGGCGCAGTCTACTTCGCCAGTGAGCTGAAATGCTTGCACCCAGTCTGCGACAACATCGAGGCATTCCCACCTGGTCACATCTACGACAGCAAGACCGATAAGATGACTCGATACTACACACCAAAGTGGCTTATGGAGCCCACGAGCATTCCTACAACACCATTGGACTTGAAGTTGTTGCGCGAGACCTTCGAGCGTTCGGTGAGAAAGAGACTGATGGCCGAGGTACCTTATGGTGTTCTGCTTTCGGGCGGTCTGGACAGCTCTTTGGTCGCTGCTATTGCACAACGTGAGACGCACCGTCTGCAGAAGGAGTATGCCCGTCAGCAGGCTTTGGCTTCCGGCACCGCCAGCCCAAGCATGGACGGTGTTGCCAACGGTGTCGTTTCCCAGACCGAGAACGGCATCCATGAGGAGGACTTGGCCGGTATCGACGAGGACTACCACCTGACGTCGGTACCACTTTTGTCACAACTCAACAGCTTCTCAATTGGTCTCCCAGGCGCACCCGACACGAAGGCCGCCCAAGAAGTCGCAAGACATCTCGGCACCAGACACCACTCCTTCACCTTCACAATCCAAGAAGGTCTCGATGCACTCTACGATGTCATCTTCCACCTCGAGACCTACGACGTTACCACCATCCGAGCAAGCACACCCATGTTCCTCCTCTCCCGCAAGATCAAGGCGATGGGTGTGAAGATGGTGCTCTCAGGCGAAGGCTCCGACGAGATCTTCGGCGGCTACCTCTATTTCCACAACGCACCCGACAAGAACGCTTTCCACGAAGAGACCGTTCGCCGTGTCAAGAACCTCCACCTCGCAGACTGCCTTCGCGCCAACAAATCCACCTCCGCATGGGGCGTAGAAGCCCGCGTGCCTTTCCTCGACAAGGAGTTCCTCGAAGTCGCCATGAACATCGACCCAGCTGAAAAGATGATTGACAAGTCCCAAGGACGCATTGAGAAGTACATCATGCGCAAAGCATTCGACACCGAGGGCGAGCCAGGCGCGAAACCATACCTTCCCAAGCACATTTTGTACAGACAGAAAGAGCAGTTCTCAGACGGCGTTGGATACGGTTGGATCGATGGTCTCAAGGACGAGGCGAAGAAGCAGGTCACAGATGAGCAGATGGTCGAGGCCACGATCCGGAAAGACAAGCCACACTGGGGCGATGACATTCCTGATTCGAAGGAGGCGTATTGGTATAGGTGCATGTTCGACGAGCACTTCCCACCATACTGTGCCAGCACTGTTATGAGATGGACACCGACCTGGAGCAAGCAGACAGATCCTTCTGGTCGTGCGATTGAGTCGCATGAGCAGGCGTACAAACCTGGTGAGGGTAAGTAG